The genomic window CATGCAACAACACAAGACGCCGTTGTCGCTGCAGAAGTGCAGACGACAACCCcaccataataattttgtatgattttgaaaaacgGTCGGTATTCGGTATCCGTCGTGGAAGAATAAACATTCCCGGGTGCGGTGGGGGTAGTGAGAGGAGAAAAAATGGTTGATGACGTAACGTCCAAACTACGCCATTTCAGTCATTTCACTTTACATACTCGGGACGAGTACGACGGCGTTCCCTTTTCGTCGGTCGCGATAacgtaaacaaaatattttattttattatttttatccggCTTCCTGCAAAACGAAACCTCGTACCATCATTTAGCAGTGTCTCTGTCATTTGCACGTATCTGCACCTCGCACGCCGGCTTAACATCACACTCGATCATCACATCTAGCATCGtgcggcgacggcggcggctaCAACTATCACCACGACCACGGACTCCGGCACGACGATAATCACGACACACACACCGCGCACGCCGAAACAATGACAGACAGTGACAAATTGAACATCGACAACATAATCTCAAGACTCTTGGAAGGTAAGCCACCGGCGGGCCATTACGCGAATGCGGCGCCGCCGTCCGAATTTGGGTACCTATTTTGGTTGGTGCCTGAGACCGACGACGATTCATTTGTAACGTTTGTTGTAACTGTTCTACAGTGCGCGGTGCGAGACCAGGCAAGAACGTTCAGCTGTCCGAAGGTGAAATTCGGGGCCTCTGCCTTAAGTCCAGGGAGATCTTTCTTTCGCAACCCATACTATTAGAACTTGAGGCACCATTGAAAATATGTGGTGAGTACCTATCTTGGATGTTGTGTTTACGTGGTTGTTAGCCATACatcattactaattattactacATTGGTTATTGTACTGTgtgttatttgaatattttggtcgctttatatgtatgtattatgttttcgtatgttatcaaataaataaaatactttggtCGTTTCTTGTTCAAGTGTAAGTACCACAAAGTGTATAATGctgtttgttatttattaaacttaattaaattaaattcttaaacatttgaaaaaacaatattgtagttgttgatttaaaatattacattttaaaatttatctgtTAACATTTAATCAATAGAATTGCTTATTAATCTCAGGCATTAGAAGATCagcattatttttgaaactttaatttatttagataatagtgctttaatgtatgttttctattatttttataaatattccttCACTACAAGAGACCTTGATATTGAATCttagcttaaaaaaattatttttacttcaattacttttgaagatttttatttttcactatcaagtgtcatatttattattatttccaatttgtataaagcaatataataagcactatatttacaaatggataggtacataatttgaCTACTTGAATGAAAAAGAGGGTATTCTATGACATCActacaacatttaaatttgttagaaatatgaggtatcaaaaaaaaaaaaaaaaaattaggtaaagattgtatattaaacttaaaacataaaaagttcaaaaaagtattttagatttaaaatctttaaggTAATGAATGTTGAATGAGTCTTatcaattaacaattaatcacTAAATCCATTatattggaaaattattaaaatggtttGCAAAGTATATTACtcgatttttcaattttggttTGTGTCTGAAACTAATAtagaagaatataatataaatattaaaaaatatattttctaataaattaatttgtaggtataaaatattgtaccatTGTTTGATTggattatttgttttgataaagtttaaatttgtaaaaatgtgtcgtacaacttttttttagttcccagattgtaaatgaaaaaaaaaatcttaaaaatttgttgTGCTCATTTAAGAACTTACTATTAtagatactaaaaatatttttctgaaatagttaaatatttagtataatactttGCAACTTAAGATTtgtatggtataaatatatacctatattatatttgtgtacatATAAGGGTGTTTCCTTTTCGTTAAGAATGTCGGATTTAAATTGCcctgtaatttttgttttgtgaacTGCCTgacttgttattaattatttaaaagtaggtaCCATTGCAAACTTTGCTATGAGATGTgacagttttatttgtttattttttaagtaactaATGTgtgatttactattaaatataacactgTTTTGAACCATTACTTGGTTGAAAAGTGATTTGTGACTGCGTTAACATGTTAGAGTTTTAGCATTTTACATTGAGCTAGTTTCCACAAATTTAGCCATTAGTCCATGAACTATTGACTCATTAGGCACCTCATTATGACATATTATCTATCAAAGATTGTGCACTGTTGTTTCAGTATAACTTACATTGTAACAATCAAATGTCTTAATTACGCgttcttaaattttaagttacacTATggtcacataaaaaaaaattaaattcaaaaaactttCATAGCATTTCATTATGGAGAATTAACCaacgatattttttaaccaaaacAATTCCGCCAACACACAAACCATAAATTATCGGCAATTTAAATTAGACATTCTTTTATACATACTGTAGAAagcttttaatattcttaatttaaagtgaaatgttttttcttttctagGAGATATTCACGGTCAATACTATGATCTACTGCGCTTATTTGAGTATGGTAGTTTTCCTCCGGAGTccaattacttatttttgggTGATTATGTCGACCGTGGCAAACAGTCTCTGGAGACGATATGTCTGTTATtggcatataaaataaaataccccGAAAATTTCTTCCTTTTACGTGGCAATCATGAATGCGCTAGTATAAACAGAATATATGGATTTTATGATgaatgtaagtatttaaaaatttgttaaccttttaatgtaataatttatttatattatttataggtaaacggcggtataatataaaactctggaaaatatttacggactgttttaattgtttgccTGTGGCTGCAATTGTTGACGAAAAGATTTTTTGTTGTCATGGTGGTCTTAGTCCAGATTTACAATCAATGGAACAAATTAGGCGAATTATGAGGCCAACAGATGTTCCTGATCAGGGACTATTGTGTGACTTGCTTTGGTCTGATCCTGATAaagtaataatgttttattaatttatattataaaaattttaataattcttaaatgaataatatattttaaaggacACAATGGGTTGGGGAGAAAATGACAGAGGTGTTTCATTCACATTTGGTGCTGAGGTTGTGACTAAATTTTTGCATAAACATGATTTCGATCTCATATGTAGGGCTCACCaggtttgtaaatatttaaataatgtcaatactgttgattaattttataattttatttttaggttgtAGAAGATGGTTATGAATTCTTTGCTAAGCGTCAGTTGGTCACTTTATTTTCAGCACCAAATTATTGTGGAGAGTTTGACAATGCTGGAGCAATGATGTCTGTTGATGAAACTCTAATGTGCTCATTCCAGATTTTAAAGGTATAATTgctattaaattgatttcataCAATTGgagttaattataaacattatttttttacaaaaactaattatttattaggttaaGTAAGTATATAGATGTAATAGGATGGAATTGATttgattaatacataattcaaGAAATTGTGTTATGTACTATAGTGTTTTTGAATTTCGTTTTAGTTGAAG from Aphis gossypii isolate Hap1 chromosome 1, ASM2018417v2, whole genome shotgun sequence includes these protein-coding regions:
- the LOC114126008 gene encoding serine/threonine-protein phosphatase alpha-2 isoform isoform X2, which encodes MTDSDKLNIDNIISRLLEVRGARPGKNVQLSEGEIRGLCLKSREIFLSQPILLELEAPLKICGDIHGQYYDLLRLFEYGSFPPESNYLFLGDYVDRGKQSLETICLLLAYKIKYPENFFLLRGNHECASINRIYGFYDECKRRYNIKLWKIFTDCFNCLPVAAIVDEKIFCCHGGLSPDLQSMEQIRRIMRPTDVPDQGLLCDLLWSDPDKDTMGWGENDRGVSFTFGAEVVTKFLHKHDFDLICRAHQVVEDGYEFFAKRQLVTLFSAPNYCGEFDNAGAMMSVDETLMCSFQILKPADKRKYMYGGLSSGRPVTPPRGSGKQGKNKK
- the LOC114126008 gene encoding serine/threonine-protein phosphatase alpha-2 isoform isoform X1, yielding MTDSDKLNIDNIISRLLEVRGARPGKNVQLSEGEIRGLCLKSREIFLSQPILLELEAPLKICGDIHGQYYDLLRLFEYGSFPPESNYLFLGDYVDRGKQSLETICLLLAYKIKYPENFFLLRGNHECASINRIYGFYDECKRRYNIKLWKIFTDCFNCLPVAAIVDEKIFCCHGGLSPDLQSMEQIRRIMRPTDVPDQGLLCDLLWSDPDKDTMGWGENDRGVSFTFGAEVVTKFLHKHDFDLICRAHQVVEDGYEFFAKRQLVTLFSAPNYCGEFDNAGAMMSVDETLMCSFQILKTDRFKYWRRIKFYDANASFPLSNYRPTNENTCMEDYRQADQLHHPEDLVNKEKIKNNPS